The genomic stretch GGTCGGCTTCAAAGACTTCTTCTGTGAGGGACGAGTAGTCGGTCTCTATGTATGCCTCAGCACACCATTCGTCATCGGCGGTCACCATGTGTGTGGTGCTTTCCCCGAGATGGACCTCTCTGTTTCTGTACGTTTCCACCCAACGATCCCTTATTGTCGGCCAACTATCGTTTTGGTCAATCCGTCCCCTGTGCTTGGTTTTCACGAAACCGTCGTCGCGCCAGTACCCGAACCACGTCTTGAGGTTTGAGTCTGCATGAGGTACGCCAGCAGTCCATACCATGATACATGTCACTACTCCGACAGGATAGAATAGTTCTTGAGGCATCGACATAACAGCGTCCAGCGTGTGGTGTTTCATTAGCTCTTCCCGCACTGGGTTTGGAACGATTGCACAGGACATCGGTACGATAGCAATGCCTACCCCACCTGGTTTGAGACAATCGAGCATTTGCTTCACGAAATAAAGTTCATGGAGTTCTGCATCGCTTTTCGACTGTGAATAAGGCGGGTTGAGCATGCCGATACTTGGTTTTTTGCCTTTTATGAATTTAACGACTGATTCGTCAAAACAGCTTGCTTGGTGAAGATTCGCCTTGCCGTCACCACGAAGAAGCATGTTGCTGGCCGCAAGGGCGAACATTTTGGGGTTATTTTCAATGCCTATCAGACAATTTCTTTTAATTTCGACACGTTCTTCGTCGGTGACTGCCTTTTTGAGCATGTGCTGCATGGCCGAGATGAGAAACCCACCGGTTCCAGCACAGATATCTAAGACCTTAGATTCTGGGGTAACGTTCGCTAGCATTGAGAAAAGTTCGGTAATATGTCGCGGGGTAAGGACAATTCCGAGAGATTTCTTATCCCCAGCCGTATATTTCAAAAACTCCCCATAGAACTGTCCGACTACATCAAAATCATGATATACACTAATATACGGCCACACATTGTTGCAAATGCGTGAAATAATTTCCTTAAAAACTCCACCAGGATATTCCTTTGCGGTCTTACTATCCGGTCGCCCTAAATTTGGATGTACCGCAATAGTGGAATACGGTTGCAGCATCGTGTCTATTTTAGCTTTGGGGATGTCTGCCTTGTTGAGCTGTCTTTTGATAGCATCCAACCAGGCTTGCTGAAGATCTTCAGCAGGCAATGATTCAAATGTCTTAATGAAAGATTGATCCATAAATGCAATTAATGTCCCGCTTACAAGTAGGGGTTTGTCTTCCTCGGAAATTTTTGCCTTCGCCCAAATCAACTCATGAAGTTCCCTGGAAAAATCAAGAAGGTCGGAATGACGTTTTTTTGCCACCTCTGGATCAAAAGATGCGAGTCTATAGTAATCGTCGTAAGGAAGGATATCCGACACGACCACTTCGCTCTCATTTACTAACAATTTGACATCACTACTTTCCGCCGGGACTAGAAAGTTAGATATTTTCATGTTGCTCAACGTAGAACCACTTACAGCGACGGCCAAAACGGTGTAATGTTTAGACAGAAAACGGGCATAATGCAAAACCCCGTCCACAGCATATTCAATAGGCCTGTCACGGTTAGAGCTTTCGTGTTTTTTGACATCCGATTTACACTCAATGACGATCAGAAAAGCCGTATCTTTCAGGTTTGACACTATAAATTCAGGATAACCCGCGTTCCCTTTGGAGTTCTTGCTTGCCTTCGACAGCAAAGACTTAACTTTGGCTATTTCCGATTTTTGTTCCTCAATAGTGATTCCGTTGTCAGGTTTTGTGTATCCCAATGAGCGTAATTTATCTCTCACTAGATTTTCGGTTATACGTTCGTTCACTATTAACACCTCACCTCTACCTTAAAGCCTGATAGCATATGTATTTATATTTGTCCTGCTATGACTAACAAGACTATATATCGTGAAATAATATCAGTAATATAAAATCTCATCCAACCCGATAACGCTTTTAGCCATTCCTATCCTCATAGCAGGGGTCATTTTATCCTTCCCTGGACGAGTATAGTTGTAAAAGACTCTAAATATATCCAGTAACTTAACCACAACGGCAGGATTATAAGCACTATAGCCATACCACATCCTACCTGCATTGCTCGATGTTCCTATAGGACGTTCCAACAGAGATATTCGTCTTCTCACCTGCATAAAAAATCGGTCTATACCTCTAAGGCTAGCTTTATTATACAGATTCGCTAAATGATCTTCATCGTAGTCCCCATAATCTGTAAGGTAACATATAGCCTTCTCCGGCTCGTCCATGCTAGGTGACGGTGATAATACCCACTTGCCCTCTGTATGAGCCGACCCTTGTATAGCCTCTTTCATTAGCCCTTTTCGAAGGTTAGATTCGCTTTGGTTGGGGTATCTAGATTGCTTTACCTTTAAAACTGTTTTAGCCATGGTAAACCAATGTTTTCGCTCATCTATAGTCATGTCTTTATTGATGCGAACGTAAAACACGTCGCAAGTCCTTGCTTTAACACTGTCACAGAACGCGCCTAATGCACCGGCTTTCATACCGGAGTCTTGATCAAGAAAAAGACGCACCTTGTCCACATTTTGAAAAAAATGCCGGAGCAAAAAGAAATGGGCATATAACGTATACTCTGAGTGTACTTGCATTCCTTTGCTAGGGCATTTTTTGTTGGGGTCTTGTAACGCAGCGTCTATAGATCCATTATACCTATCGTTTTCTGCATTTAACAGGTCTTTTTCACTATTCGATTTAGGAATACTGTCCTCGTAGTCACAATCAAGCCACAGGTGAGCATACTTTCTAAAAGGAAGGGGGACCATCGCCTCTCCGCAATGAAGAGCGTCTTCATTTACCTGCGTCCTATCAAGGCTAGGATTATAGTTTAAGTGCATTCCAAAAACATAACCAGTCTCATTGTCAGCACTTCCGATAGCACTTAGGACCACATTTCGCCTGTCAGTTTTTTTCTTCCAATTTATCGTATAATCTTGCCTATCAAGAGAGACATAGACCCTTTGGCAACCTTTTTTTGCCCACTCGTTTTCTCTCTTTGCGACAAACCCCAGGCATTGTCTATGTATGAAGTCTATTTTTCTGTAAACTGTAGAAGGGGACAGAGAGAGAATTTCACAAATTCGTCGTATAGGTGATTTATTCATTAAGAGGGAAAATAATGTCTTGTTTATGTGGGATTTTCTTTGTCTAGAGATAGATGTTTTGGGGAACGGAGAAAAAACCTTGCCACACTTTTGACACTTGACTCGTGTCGTTCCTTGTGGGGTTTTTCCATATAAGACATAATCAAAGGTATCTCTTCTCTTGCTTTTCCATTTTACCAAGTCTATGAACATCTTATTGTTTGGACAACATATTTCAGGGCAGGAAAAAAGCTTTTTAGGAAGAGTTAAGTTAAGATAGGCGGATATTCTCTCAAACTCTTCAACTATACAAAAATTACTTTTGAGTGTCAGATATTCATTACACTTTTTGCATCGCAACATAGGGACGCGAATATTACGCCTTCTGTCCGGGCTTCCTGTTAAAATATACCCATCAGGAGCGGTGTTACCTCTTCCACGTTTTACAGTCTCTATCTGTGCTGGAACACCAAAGTTAGAACATGCTGGGTTTTTACAAAAATTAACGTTTATACCCTTGCAAGGAAATGGGACCCGAGGTAATTTTGTCATCTGCAGAAGATTTTTCCTTTGCACAACAATCCCCCCTAAGGTAGTCCTTAGAGGGGATTGTATCATTTTGATGCGTTAATATCAACACGTTAAACGAACGCTTTGGACCTAGGTCGTCCCTCCCTTTATTTCATTCCAATTTTTCGTTTGAATCCTCCAGTTTATCGGAGGGAGTCTCCAGTTTCAGTGGCTCAGACTGCTGATCGGCCGTCGAAACTTGTCTCTTGGCCGCCTTGAACTCCTCTCTCTGGGCTCTGTCCTTGACCTTCGACAGCAGGACCATCCAGAGCTGAAGAATCGACCGTTTCAGAGGGGTCATGGTCCTTCCGCGCCAGATATCGGCGGCCCTTCGAAAAACGGCCGCCTCGGTGGGATAGGGATGGGGAATCCAGGAAAGGTTACCTAATTTGATCCCTTCGTGCATCGCCAAGGCCAGCTCCGATATCATGTCGCCCGCTCTGGGGGCTACGAGAGTTGCCCCCAGCACGCGGCCCCTTCGGTTTACCACTATCTTGAGGAATCCCTCGGTAGCGCCGTCGATCCTGGAGCGATCCATGTCCTCCAGATTCACCTTTATCTCGCTGACCTTTTTACCCTCCGCCAGAGCCTGATCGAGGGTTACCCCGACATAGGCGACCTCAGGGGTGGTGTAGACGCAATGGGTCATACCCAACGGATCGTAGGTCCTCTTCACCGGAAGGAAGGCGTTTCTCAGGGAGATCTTGGCCGACAGTATCGCCCCGTGGGTGGAACAGGGAGTCAGACAGACGTCTCCGGCGCAGAAAACCCTTTGATTCTCGGTCCGGAGATGTTTATCGACCTTTATGCCGTCTCGCCACTCGATTCCGGCATTCTCAAGACCTAGTCCCTCAAGTCGAGGAACCCTTCCAGTCGCAAGGAGGAGCCGTTCTCCTCGAACCTGAAACTCACCGTCCCCGGAGGAGCATTTCAGTACCAGCTCTCCATCATCATCCTCGACCGACAGCACATCCACTCCCAGACGGAGGTCCACGCCGTCGGACTCCAGGGCACGACGGACCATCCCGGACGCCTCCGGCTCTCCATAGGGAAGCAGACAGCGACGATCCTGGATCAAGGTCACCGAGGATCCCAGACGTCGAAAGGCCTGGGCCAGCTCGCATCCCATGGCTCCGCCTCCCAGGACGACCATGGACCTCGGAAGCTCCTCGAGATCGAAGACGGTCTCGTCCGTGAGGTAGTCGACCTCATTCAGCCCCGGTATCGGGGGTATCATAGGAACGGATCCCGTAGCGATTATGGCCCTGGTGAACTCGAACACGCGCCCCTCCACCGTCACGGAACGGGGAGAATCGAAGACGGCCCTGCCGGGGAACACATCGACTCCCTCGCTCAACAGCCTCAGAGCCGAGTCCTCGCCGCCCAATAGGGCCCTCAGATCGGACATACGCTTCCTCACAGACTGAAAATCGACCGACACGTCTCCTACGGACACTCCCAGTGCGAAAGAGTCTTTAACGTCTTGGATCCTACGGCCCGACGCCACGAACGTCTTGGAGGGGACGCATCCAGAATGTAGTCTTTCCCCTCCCAGGAGGGAGCTCTCTATCAAAGCGACCCTGGCTCCCATCCGGGCCCCCTCGACGGCTGCGGTCAAACCGGCTGCTCCCGCTCCCACGACCAACAGATCGTACCTATCTATCCCGTCGGAACGGTTGCCCTCCTTGGGCCTCAACCCCTCGGGATAGACGATCCTTTCCCTCATGAAGACACCTCCAGTCATCTTACATAAATCCCGCTCCATCATAGCATCAGGAGGACGAAAGTGGAGGCTCGATAGCGCCTTCACTTGCGTCCTCCTGAAAAGCAAAGCTAAAACCTACGACCGAGAGCCTCTTCCTCCGTCGATCTTGCTCTCCGCCTCGTTCAACAGCAATCTAGGCGAAACTCCTCGGGTTATCCTGGCCGTTCCCATCGATACCGAGATAGGCCATCCGTATCTGTGGCCGAGGGCGACGAGCGATTTTCGAAGATCCTCCGCCCTGTCGGAGGCGTCGCTTTCGCTCATGGGAGGCACTAGGAAGAGAAATTCATCCCCTCCGCGGCGGGCGGCCAACTCCCCTTCCCTCAGAGTATCCCTGATGGTCTCCCCTATACGGGCAAGGACCTCGTCCCCTCCTCGGTAACCCAAGACATCGTTTATCCTGTTAAAATCGTCCAGGTCGAGCAGAAACAGCCATCCTCCGGAATCACACATTCTATCCAACACGGCCATACCGTGGGATCGATCGTAAAGGCCGGTCAGGGAGTCCGTGACCGAAAGATCGGCGATACGCTCCATGGCCTCGTCCAGCCTTTCGGACTTGTCGGCCAGACGGCCCTCCAGGTCGGAACCCTTTTCCTCGAGCTCTACAACCTTTTCGGCAAGTGCGTTGGAATACCGGCGATAGGCCAGAAGAAACGGCAGGGACATCAGAACGAAAAAGGCCGATACGGCGAGACTGGTGAGCCCTCTCCTGAAGATGGAATGCCACATGAACCCTATATCCATATCGGCACAGGCCAGATATTTCCTGCCCTCCTCGGACCTCATGGGATAGGCGATCGATCGATAGGTCCCCCATCTGTCGGTATAGGTAACCCAGACCGGCTTCTCCGATTCGTAAGCTTTTTGAAACTCCACAGGAGCCTCCGGATAGGGATAGTAATACCATCTGGCCCTCTCTGCCGCCTCCTCCTCCGTCACGGTGGGAGCGGAAAAGAAAAACCGTCCTCCATCCTCTATCAGGGTATAGACCCAGGCAAAACCGATCCTGGAGACGTAATCCCCGAAGACCCTGCGATTTCGCAGCTCCTCCTCCTTGGATATGGCATAGGCAGAGGTAGCCCTATCGTGAAAGTCGGGAGCCAGCATGGACGGAAGGGCCAGAGCGGCCAGCTCGAGCTGACGATCCACCTCTCTCACGACCTCCACCTTAGCATCATAAAGAGATACGGCCACGTAGGCCAGGACGATCAAGGCCAGGAAGACCAAACCCCTTTTCAAGGTGGTCCTTAAATTTAAGGTGTTATCTCGTTTCATCGGCGCCTCCTGTAAGACGATCGGCCGTCTTAAATATTTCCCCGAAGGGTTTTTACATAATAAGAGGAACCGTTTTAGAAGGCAAGAAAGAGATTACAGATAGACGATCCAGAGATAGAAAGAGCACACCACCATGGAGACCAACATAACCGGGAACCCCACCTTCAAAAAGCCTCCGAAAGTTATCGGATGTTCCGTCCTGGAGACCATTCCCGCCACTATGACGTTGGCGCTGGCTCCGACCAGGCTGCCGTTGCCTCCCAGACAGGCCCCTAGTGCCAGAGCCCACCAGAGAGGGGTCACGTTCATGGCGGTAAGGGTTCCGATACTCTTTATGAGAGGTATCATGGTCGCCACGAAGGGGATGTTGTCTATAAAAGCAGATGCGAAGGCCGACACCCATAGGACCGTAAAGGTTGTCAACATGAGATCTCCCGAGGTGAGCTTGACCACCTCTCCGGCCAGGAACTCTATAACACCCAGTCCCTCCAGCGTCCCCACCAGAATGAAGAGCCCCACGAAGAAAAAGATGGTCCCCCACTCGACCTCAAGAAGCAGGTCCTCCGGGTTGACGTCGGCTATAACCATCAGTATGGCCGCTCCCGCCATGGCCACCGTGGCGGACTCGTAACCCAGCATCTGATGGAATACGAACCCCGCCATGACCAGTCCCAGCACGGTCAGACATTTGACCAGCAGACGATGGTCCGATATCTCCAGGTCCGGATTCATCGACATTATCTCCGCCTTGGCCTCCTCCTTGACCGTCAGATGGCGACCGTAGACGAAACGGCAGAAAACCAGCACCACCGCCAGGATTATCAAAGCCGGAGGGGCCAGGTTCTCCATGAAATCCAGGAATCCCAGGTCGGTGGCTCCGCCTATCATTATGTTGGGCGGGTCTCCTATCAGGGTAGCGGTGCCTCCTACGTTAGAGGCCAGTATCTCCGGCATCAAGAAGTAGATCGGGTTCAAAGCCAGGACATCGCATATGACCATGGTCACCGGAGCCACAAGCAAAACGGTGGTCACGTTGTCCAGGAAAGCGGAGGAGACGGCGGTAAGCAGCACGAACAGCACCATTATCCTCCATGGGTCGCCCTTGGCTATCTGGGCCGCCTTTATGGCCACGTACTGAAAGACGCCGGTCCTCTTGGTAACTGTGACTATCAGCATCATTCCCACCAACAGGGTTATAGTGTTGAAATCCACCGAGGCTATAGCCTCCTCCTGAGAGATCGCTCTCATCAAGAGCATCGCCGAGGCACCGGCCAGGGCCACGGAGATGCGGTTCAACTTCTCCGCCACTATGAGACCATAGGCAACGAGGAAGACCGTCACGGCGGCGACGATATGGAGATCGAGTGTCATCTCAATCATCCTCGCGATCTAGAGGAGCTTCCCTCTCTCGATCCAGACAGAAGGGCTCGGTGTCGAAGTAGACCCTCTCACTGTGATCTCTTATGGCATCGAACACACCGTGAAGGTGCTCCAGAGAACCCTTTATGGTGGCGATATCCTCCGGCTTGACGTCGTAGTAGAGACAGATCGAGTCCAGACGCCGAGCGAGAAAACGGAGATCCGAGTTCATATCGATCAGCTCTTTGAAGTGGCTGGACCGTGCCAGCTGCTTTATCTGGGCTATATCGTTCCTTATCGACTCGACCACGCACTTCTCCGAATCGAAGGTCCCGGCTGGCTGAGGATAGGGAGTTACTCTCTCCAGGAAAAACTGTCCCTTCCTGTTCAAATTGTAGACGTACTTAACCTTGATCCCTTCGACCTCGAACCTTATGTAACACAGGAAGGAGTTTATAACCTCTATCTTTGCCCCCATCTGTTTGAGCCTCATCTCCTGGGTGCTTAGCTCGGCCTTGAGATAGGGCCTAGGCCCTCTTTCCACTCTTCTAGAATGTCTTTCCGGCATCTTTCTTACCTCCCGATAAATGTAATTTCTGCCGGAGGGCCTAAGAGGTCGCGGCATGGTAAAAATCGAAAATCTTGATCGTCGATTCGACTGACTTTAAACGAGATTTCCGAGAACGGCAGGCAAGATACCACTGTACGATGCAGATGTCAATATGGATCCGCTTTGAATCCGGGCCACCATGGCTTACAATTATCGGGAAGGAGGCGATCTGAGAGATGAGACGCTATATAGTCGCGGCAGCCCAGATGGACAGTGGACCGGAAAAAGAGATCAACTTGATTCATATGGAGGCAATGATCGAAGAGGCGGGGAAACTTGGCGCATCCCTCATCGTCTTCCCTGAGACGTCCACCTTGCTGCCATCGTCGGGCATCGAAAAGGAGGAGGGGGCCGAACCGGTCCCCGGTCCATCCACCGACAGGCTCTCCAAGGCGGCACGGGAAGCCGGAATATGGGTCCACAGCGGGAGCCTCCTGGAGAGGTTCGAGGGTAACGAAAAATGCTACAACACCTCGGTTCTCATCTCCCCGAAGGGAGAGGTCACGGCTAAGTATAGAAAGATACACCTCTTCGACGTAAACGTCCATGACGGCCCCTCCGTCAGGGAGTCGGCCAGCTACGCTTCGGGAAACGAGATAGTCATGGCCGAGACCCCCCTTGGCAATATCGGCATGTCCATATGCTACGACCTTAGATTCCCCGAGCTGTACAGAATACTGGCCTTGAGGGGCGCACAGTTGCTGGTCGTCCCGGCCTGTTTCACCTCCGACACCGGCAAAGAACACTGGGAACCTCTTCTTCGAGCCAGAGCCATAGAAAACCTGTGCTACGTAGTGGCCCCCGGACAGGTCGGTTCGAAGCCCCGATACAGGGCCCACGGCAAATCGATGGTGGTGGATCCCTGGGGAACCGTTACGGCATGCCGGGCCTCCGGAGAGGGATTGGTCCTGGCCGAGGTGGACCTGGACAGACTCGAATCGCTGAGACACTCGGTGCCATGCCTTCAGAACAGACGCCCCGACGCCTACGACTGGCGGTAAAGACGACGGAAGACATTTAAAAAGGTGGGACCCGTAGCTACGGGTCCCACCTTCTCTATCGACGGATTATGGATCGAGATATATTACTTGAGATCCGGAACGGAGATTCCCGCTTCCTTGTAGAACTTGGCTGCTCCGGGATGGACCGGAACGGAGGCGCCGGCGGTGGCGGTATCGAGGGTAAAGAGCTTGCACTTGGAGTGGACCTTATGCATCTCCTCGACGTTCTCCCAGAAGGTCTTGGTGATCCTGTAGATAAGATCCTCGGGAAGATCGGCATCGCAGACCCACATGGCCATGACGGCGGGGGTGGGGGTATCGTGGTCGACGCCGTTATAGGTGCCGGCGGGGATGGAGCTCTTGACGAAGTAACTGAAGGTTTCGGTCAGCTCGCCCATGAACTCGTCGCTGAAGGAGACGAGATCGATGTCGTGAAGAGTGGCCAGGTCCATGATGGACGAGGTGGGATAACCGGCGGTCACGAAACCGACGTCCAGCTGTCCGTCCTTGAAGCGCTGGGTGGTGTTGTTAAAATCGAGGAAATCGGTGTTCATGTCGGCATACTTGATACCGGCAACCTGAAGGATGGCGGAGACGTCGCCCTGGACTCCCGAACCGGGGGCTCCCACGGAGACCCTCTTGCCCTTGATATCCATTATGTCCTTGACACCGGAGCCCTTGAGGGTTATGCACTGGATGTGCTCGGGATAGAGGGAGGCCACGAGACGGATGTTCTTGTAAGGAGTCTTGAACATACGCTCTCCGTTATAGGCCCAATAGGCCACGTCATTCTGCACGAAGGCCATCTCTATCTCGTGGGTTCCGATGAGATTGAGGTTGGCCACAGACGCGTTGCCCGTCTCTCCCGTCATTTGCACGTCCGGAAGATGGCGAGAGATAAGGTCGGCCAGTCCACCCCCAACGGGATAATAGGTTCCACCGGTTCCACCGGTCGCCAGGGACACGAAGGTCTTGGCGGATGCGGCACCCGCCACGGACATTACCAAAACGCCCACGACCATTAACGCTGTTAAAAACTTGCGCATTACACAACCTCCTTTAGGATATTATTTCCCCTTGCCGATTTTCCATCGGCGCCTCACGAATAATGGTATTCAAACCGATCTTAGTATAGTAAGAATGTTCCATCGGGTCAAGAAACTCTCCCCTGTATACTTGAACGGATCCCTTAGAGACTACCTGGTATATAATCGAGGTAAAAAAATAGGAGGTTATGATATGGGAACCATATTTCAGTCATTGAGCCAGTTCACACCGCAACAGGCAATAATGATGACAGTAGGACTTATACTGATCTATCTCTCCGTGGTCAAAAAGTACGAGCCGAACCTGCTGCTTCCCATGGGGTTCGGCACCATATTGGTGAACATACCTCTTTCCTCCGCCATCACACACATGGCGGGAGGGCAGATACAGCACGGTGCCCTCAGCCTGCTCTTCGACATGGGCATAGCCACCGAGCTGTTCCCCCTGCTGATCTTCATAGCCGTAGGGGCCATGATCGACTTCACCCCGCTGTTTCAGAACCCCGTGACATTTCTCTTCGGACTGAGCGCCCAGGCGGGCATTTTTCTCACCATGGGACTGGCCCTTCTCATAGGCTTCGACCTCAAGGAGGCCGCTTCCATAGGGATAATCGGGGCCGCCGACGGCCCCACGTCCATATACGTATCCGCCCGGTTCGCGCCTCATCTGCTGGGGCCCATATCGGTGGCAGCCTATTCCTACATGGCTATGGTGCCGGTGATACAGCCTCCGGTTATAAAACTCCTCACCAGCGAGGAAGAGAGACAGCTTCCCATGACATACTCGGCAAAGAGGGTATCGAGAGCGAAGAAGATAATATTTCCCATAGCGGTAACCATCGTGGCGGGGATGATAGCCCCTCCCTCGGCGGCGCTGATCGGTTTTCTGATGTTCGGGAACCTGCTGAGAGAGAGCGGCGTGGTCGACCGCCTGGCCAAGGGAGCCCAGAACGAGCTGGCGAACATAGTCACTATCCTTCTGGGGCTTGGGATATCGGCATCCATGACGGGGGAGAGATTCATACAGCCTCAGACCCTGCTGATACTGGCCATGGGCTTCATGGCCTTCGTGCTGGACACGGCGGTGGGGGTGCTCTCCGCGAAGGGTCTGAACCTCTTCCTGAAAGAAAAGATCAATCCCATGATCGGTGCCGCCGGGATCTCGGCCTTTCCCATGTCGGCCAGGACGGTTCAACAGCTGGCGGCGGAATCTCAGAAAGGCAACTTCATACTGATGCAGGCGGTAGGAGCCAACGTGTCGGGTCAGATAGGATCGGTGCTGGCAGGAGGGCTGCTGCTTGCATTTCTGGGATAGAGTGGACAGAAAGGATCCAAAGGTATATCATTGCACCGGATTACATAGTTTGTAGAAAAAACGAATAAAAGAAAAAACCGTTTGGAAGCCGGTGAAAATCCGGCACAGCCCCGCTGCGGTGAGGATGACGAGACGAAAAAAACGCCACTGGGACCCCCTGGGAAGGCTTTCGTCGAGTATGAATCCAAGTCCGAATACTCTCGGTTTTTTCGTTGCTTTTGTGTCGTCCTCGAGGGCCAGGACGGCGCATTTTTCGTGGGGCGACGGCCTTGTGGTCGTCGCTCCACTGTGGAAAGGGGGAAAGCGTAAACCTTTGGAGAGGCCCTCATGAAAGCTAAAACGGCAAATACGAGGAGGTCTTTTCATTGCGTTTTAAGCGCGTCGCTCTGTTTTCAATGACCCTGGCAGCAGCTCTGTCGATCTATATAGCCGGATCGGCTTCGGCCTACTGCCCTTTCGCAACCGAGGTAACCTACAGCAACGGATACACCTCGATCAATCTCTACCAGGACCCATCCGCGGTGTTGGGGAAACCCCACGCTCTCAATCCTTCCTGGGGGCCCTGCCCGGCCGGACCGGTATCGATGGTAGAGCCCTCTTTCGGCACCGATCCCATCACCAAGGCGAACAAGATAACCACCATAAGAGACGGCCAGGAAATAGTCGTGACCTTCGACCATCCCGTGGTTGACGACCCGGCCAACCCCTACGGCATCGACTTCGTCGTCTTCGGTAATCCTATGTTCATCTACGGAGGATACGCCAACATACCCTACACCACTCCAATAAAGTATCCCACAAGCGTCTTCGCCGAACCGGTAACGGTCTCGGTGAGTCCTGACGGAGTCACTTGGTACACCTACGAGGGGGGTCCCTACGGCGACGACTTATTCCCGACCCAGGCCGTCAGGATGAGGGAGGATAATTCCTTCCGGGACGACGACGGAAGATTTTGGGAGAAGGACTTCACCAAACCGGTGGATCCATCCCTCACCGTGGACGATTTCGGCGGCATCACGGTCTACGAGGCCGACAATAAATACGGCGTGTCCGCCGGGGGAACCGGTTTCGACCTTGAGGAGAGCGGATTTACCGAGATAAAGTACGTAAGGCTTACGTCCAGCGGCGGAGAGATAGACGCCATAGCGGACGTCGATCCTGCTCTCGAGGAAACCTACGTGATCCCTGCCGGAACCGCCTCGGTCGATCTGGATCCCTCTTCTTTATCTCTGAAGTGGAACGCTCCGAAGGCCACCGGGGACGTCACCTATCACCTCAACCTGTACGGAAACGGCAGCCATCCGGATATCTCCACAGACATCGTCGGATCCGACTTCGTCGAAACCGTCTTCAAAAACCTCGACGGGCATCAGGGCTACAGGCTTTACATCGGGGCGGACTACACCGACGCCAGCGGAGAGAAGGTCAAGAAAGCGGGTCTTTGGCAGTTCTA from Dethiosulfovibrio russensis encodes the following:
- a CDS encoding carbon-nitrogen hydrolase family protein, which produces MRRYIVAAAQMDSGPEKEINLIHMEAMIEEAGKLGASLIVFPETSTLLPSSGIEKEEGAEPVPGPSTDRLSKAAREAGIWVHSGSLLERFEGNEKCYNTSVLISPKGEVTAKYRKIHLFDVNVHDGPSVRESASYASGNEIVMAETPLGNIGMSICYDLRFPELYRILALRGAQLLVVPACFTSDTGKEHWEPLLRARAIENLCYVVAPGQVGSKPRYRAHGKSMVVDPWGTVTACRASGEGLVLAEVDLDRLESLRHSVPCLQNRRPDAYDWR
- a CDS encoding SLC13 family permease, which encodes MTLDLHIVAAVTVFLVAYGLIVAEKLNRISVALAGASAMLLMRAISQEEAIASVDFNTITLLVGMMLIVTVTKRTGVFQYVAIKAAQIAKGDPWRIMVLFVLLTAVSSAFLDNVTTVLLVAPVTMVICDVLALNPIYFLMPEILASNVGGTATLIGDPPNIMIGGATDLGFLDFMENLAPPALIILAVVLVFCRFVYGRHLTVKEEAKAEIMSMNPDLEISDHRLLVKCLTVLGLVMAGFVFHQMLGYESATVAMAGAAILMVIADVNPEDLLLEVEWGTIFFFVGLFILVGTLEGLGVIEFLAGEVVKLTSGDLMLTTFTVLWVSAFASAFIDNIPFVATMIPLIKSIGTLTAMNVTPLWWALALGACLGGNGSLVGASANVIVAGMVSRTEHPITFGGFLKVGFPVMLVSMVVCSFYLWIVYL
- a CDS encoding TAXI family TRAP transporter solute-binding subunit: MRKFLTALMVVGVLVMSVAGAASAKTFVSLATGGTGGTYYPVGGGLADLISRHLPDVQMTGETGNASVANLNLIGTHEIEMAFVQNDVAYWAYNGERMFKTPYKNIRLVASLYPEHIQCITLKGSGVKDIMDIKGKRVSVGAPGSGVQGDVSAILQVAGIKYADMNTDFLDFNNTTQRFKDGQLDVGFVTAGYPTSSIMDLATLHDIDLVSFSDEFMGELTETFSYFVKSSIPAGTYNGVDHDTPTPAVMAMWVCDADLPEDLIYRITKTFWENVEEMHKVHSKCKLFTLDTATAGASVPVHPGAAKFYKEAGISVPDLK
- a CDS encoding sodium ion-translocating decarboxylase subunit beta; amino-acid sequence: MGTIFQSLSQFTPQQAIMMTVGLILIYLSVVKKYEPNLLLPMGFGTILVNIPLSSAITHMAGGQIQHGALSLLFDMGIATELFPLLIFIAVGAMIDFTPLFQNPVTFLFGLSAQAGIFLTMGLALLIGFDLKEAASIGIIGAADGPTSIYVSARFAPHLLGPISVAAYSYMAMVPVIQPPVIKLLTSEEERQLPMTYSAKRVSRAKKIIFPIAVTIVAGMIAPPSAALIGFLMFGNLLRESGVVDRLAKGAQNELANIVTILLGLGISASMTGERFIQPQTLLILAMGFMAFVLDTAVGVLSAKGLNLFLKEKINPMIGAAGISAFPMSARTVQQLAAESQKGNFILMQAVGANVSGQIGSVLAGGLLLAFLG